One Methylocaldum marinum DNA window includes the following coding sequences:
- a CDS encoding ABC transporter permease subunit → MNPTLTLFKRELGSYFATPVAYVFIVIFLLLSGSFTFYLGGFYERGQADLEPFFRYHPWLYLFLVPAVAMRLWADERKSGTIELLLTLPVTMWQAVLAKFLAAWSFIGIALLLTFPIWITVNYLGDPDNGVIFTGYIGSLLMAGAFLAIGACLSAATRSQVIAFILSVVVCFLFLLAGFPLVLDVFRAVAPQGVVDAIAGLSFLTHFNDISQGVIALRDLFYFLLTIGFWLYANAIVIDLKKAD, encoded by the coding sequence ATGAACCCGACCCTGACGCTTTTCAAACGCGAACTGGGCAGCTATTTCGCAACGCCCGTGGCCTATGTGTTCATCGTGATTTTTCTGCTGCTGTCCGGCTCGTTCACGTTTTACCTCGGAGGATTCTACGAGCGCGGCCAGGCGGACCTGGAACCTTTTTTCCGCTATCACCCGTGGCTCTACCTGTTCCTGGTGCCGGCGGTAGCGATGCGGCTCTGGGCCGACGAGCGCAAAAGCGGCACCATCGAACTGCTGCTCACTCTCCCCGTCACCATGTGGCAAGCGGTGCTGGCAAAATTCCTGGCCGCCTGGTCCTTCATCGGCATCGCCTTGCTGCTGACCTTCCCGATCTGGATCACCGTCAATTATCTCGGCGACCCGGACAATGGCGTCATTTTCACCGGCTACATCGGCAGCCTGCTGATGGCCGGGGCGTTTCTGGCGATAGGCGCCTGCCTCTCGGCGGCGACGCGCAGCCAGGTCATTGCCTTCATTCTCAGCGTGGTGGTGTGCTTCCTGTTCCTCCTGGCGGGCTTCCCGCTGGTGCTGGACGTGTTTCGCGCGGTTGCGCCGCAGGGCGTGGTCGACGCCATCGCCGGGCTCAGTTTCCTGACCCATTTCAACGACATTTCACAGGGCGTGATCGCTCTGCGCGACCTTTTCTATTTTCTGCTCACCATCGGCTTCTGGCTGTACGCCAATGCCATCGTCATCGATCTCAAGAAGGCCGATTAA
- a CDS encoding GldG family protein has product MSFNRKTLTHSTLGLLAVLFVALVLLSNTLFRGTRLDLTENSLYTLSEGTRNILGKLDEPIHLSLYFSDKATAESNRPDVRSLRLYFERVRELLEEMESRAGGKLRLSVIDPLPYSEAEDRASAAGLQGIPLGPSGEKIFLGLVGVNSTDGRTAIPFFDPGKESFLEYDIAKLIHGLAVVKKPTVGFLAGLAMTGGFDPLTRGMREPWAVYRQLTQMFEVKPLQAANLKAIDSEVDVLVVVHPKQLDEDAQYAIDQFVLRGGHLLLFVDPHGELDNSGADPGNPMAAIMASKASDLPALFKAWGVEYSADQVVLDRAHALSVSTSPGAAPTRHPAMLRFTRPDLKRDDVITANLDTLHVATAGFFKLAKDSPARLTPLIESSDQAMTVAAEQVKFANNPSSLLAAFKASGERYCMACRLEGKFKTAFPDRNDPEHLAEAKEPGEILLVADTDILSDRMWVRTQNFFGQKLLNAFADNGDFFANAVDNLAGSSDLISIRGRGISSRPFTKVEELKQAADNRFRFKEQELQRELADTERKLAELQSGKSNDEKFVLSPEQQKELENFFKRKLEIRKELREVRRRLDADIDTLGARLKFINIGLVPLLLTLGTLAFLGWKAKQRLV; this is encoded by the coding sequence ATGAGTTTCAATCGTAAGACCCTGACCCACAGTACCTTGGGGCTCTTGGCGGTGCTATTCGTGGCACTGGTGCTGCTTTCCAACACCCTGTTCCGCGGAACCCGGCTGGATCTGACCGAGAATTCCCTCTACACCTTATCGGAAGGCACTCGCAACATCCTCGGCAAGCTGGACGAGCCGATTCATCTGAGCCTTTATTTTTCGGACAAGGCGACGGCCGAAAGCAACCGTCCCGACGTCCGCAGCCTGCGCCTTTACTTCGAGCGGGTGCGCGAACTGCTGGAGGAGATGGAATCGCGGGCCGGCGGCAAGCTCCGGCTGAGCGTGATCGATCCCCTGCCTTATTCCGAAGCCGAGGACCGCGCCTCCGCCGCGGGCCTGCAGGGTATCCCGCTGGGACCTTCGGGAGAGAAGATCTTTCTCGGCCTGGTCGGCGTCAATTCCACCGACGGCCGTACCGCGATCCCGTTCTTCGATCCCGGCAAGGAGTCCTTCCTCGAGTACGACATTGCCAAACTGATCCACGGCCTGGCCGTGGTCAAGAAACCCACTGTCGGTTTCCTGGCGGGACTCGCCATGACCGGCGGCTTCGACCCGCTGACGCGCGGGATGCGTGAACCCTGGGCGGTTTACCGGCAACTGACCCAGATGTTCGAGGTCAAACCGCTGCAAGCCGCGAACCTGAAGGCGATCGACTCCGAGGTCGACGTCCTGGTTGTGGTCCACCCGAAGCAGCTCGATGAGGATGCCCAGTACGCGATCGACCAGTTCGTGCTGCGCGGCGGCCATCTGTTGCTGTTCGTCGATCCCCACGGCGAACTGGACAACAGCGGCGCCGATCCGGGCAATCCCATGGCCGCCATCATGGCGTCCAAGGCATCGGACTTGCCGGCGCTGTTCAAGGCCTGGGGCGTCGAATACTCCGCCGACCAGGTGGTGCTGGATCGCGCCCATGCCTTGTCCGTCAGCACCTCGCCCGGCGCTGCGCCGACCCGGCATCCCGCGATGCTGCGCTTCACCCGGCCGGATCTGAAGCGCGACGACGTCATCACCGCCAATCTCGATACCCTGCACGTCGCCACGGCGGGCTTCTTCAAGCTGGCCAAGGACAGCCCGGCCAGGCTGACGCCACTGATCGAGTCCTCCGACCAGGCGATGACCGTTGCCGCGGAGCAAGTCAAGTTCGCGAACAATCCGTCCAGCCTCCTGGCCGCTTTCAAGGCGAGCGGCGAGCGCTATTGCATGGCCTGCCGCCTGGAAGGCAAGTTCAAGACCGCTTTCCCGGATCGGAACGACCCGGAACATCTGGCGGAAGCGAAAGAGCCCGGAGAAATCCTGCTGGTGGCGGATACCGACATTCTCAGCGACCGGATGTGGGTACGTACCCAGAACTTCTTCGGCCAGAAACTGCTGAACGCGTTCGCCGACAACGGCGATTTCTTCGCCAACGCGGTAGACAATCTGGCCGGGTCCTCGGACCTCATCTCGATCCGGGGACGCGGCATTTCGAGCCGTCCTTTCACCAAGGTGGAGGAACTCAAGCAGGCCGCCGACAACCGTTTCCGGTTCAAGGAACAGGAACTCCAGCGGGAATTGGCGGATACCGAGCGCAAGCTGGCCGAACTGCAGAGCGGCAAGTCGAATGACGAGAAATTCGTGCTGAGTCCGGAACAACAGAAAGAGCTGGAGAACTTCTTCAAGCGCAAACTGGAAATCCGCAAGGAACTGCGCGAGGTGCGGCGCCGTCTGGATGCCGACATCGACACCCTCGGCGCCCGGCTCAAGTTCATCAACATCGGCCTGGTGCCTCTGCTGCTGACCCTGGGAACCCTCGCTTTCCTGGGCTGGAAAGCCAAGCAAAGATTGGTTTAA